One region of Salvia miltiorrhiza cultivar Shanhuang (shh) chromosome 3, IMPLAD_Smil_shh, whole genome shotgun sequence genomic DNA includes:
- the LOC131018214 gene encoding uncharacterized protein LOC131018214, with the protein MSLGGAMGTVPATICGTFLFLYGRSGKLGDNEHRLVAYEWTKGDCKELGIYTYGVKNHILCYAEGTVVLPHGKLGKAINGSSFLINPPLVKVPNLFIRHCGCKGNKGPGCECCQPYSDAYKFSVEDVAANGFRILRDTEEEVGPDISKNQLAGNPDAQGGKKRKHLRETSLDIICIRERVVRTYVQMSGIQWKHY; encoded by the exons ATGTCTCTTGGTGGTGCTATGGGTACAGTACCGGCGACTATATGCGGAACATTCTTGTTTCTTTATGGAAGGTCTGGCAAACTGGGTGATAATGAACATCGTCTAGTAGCTTACGAGTGGACTAAGGGAGACTGCAAGGAACTCGGTATTTATACTTATGGCGTTAAAAACCATATCCTTTGTTATGCTGAGGGCACCGTTGTGCTGCCCCATGGAAAGCTTGGAAAGGCAATCAATGGATCCTCATTTCTTATTAATCCTCCTTTAGTCAAGGTTCCTAACCTGTTCATAAGGCATTGCGGATGCAAAGGGAACAAGGGTCCAGGATGCGAGTGTTGTCAACCTTACAGCGATGCCTACAAGTTTAGTGTTGAAGATGTTGCTGCTAATGG ATTCCGCATCCTTCGTGATACGGAGGAGGAGGTTGGTCCTGATATATCAAAGAATCAATTGGCTGGAAATCCTGATGCACAagggggaaaaaaaagaaaacacctCAGGGAAACATCTCTAGACATCATCTGTATAAGAGAGAGGGTGGTTCGAACATATGTTCAGATGAGTGGAATCCAATG GAAGCATTATTGA